TGAAGTTCACTTCCCTCCTGCCAGGTAGCAGTAAAAAAAACGGTATCGGCTGCTAATAATGCCGGGGCATAACTGGCGCCGGCTTTACCTTCAGCCAGCTTTTTTATCTTATACAGCGCAATATCGTCTTTAGCCATTTGCGCTTTAATGAACTGCAAATTCACCAGCTCCCTTTCGGCTATCACCTGCTGCTCGTGGGGCAGAGAATGCTTTTGCAAGAAAGCGGCAAAAGCGCTGGCAGCGGCATCATAATTACCCAGCGCCCTTTCTCCGGCAGCATAATAAAATCCGGCAAGCGGAAACATACCGCTGTCGCCGGCAGCCACCTCTGCATATAATGGTGTGGCCCTGGCAATATTCGTCAGTTGCCGGTAACTCTCCGCCAGCCTGTAAGTGGCCACCAGCTTGTTGCCCGGTGCAGCAACAGGTGCAGCAGCAGCCGCTGTTACGACATAAGGACCTCCGTTGACGTTCTGTTTATCTTGCCCGGATAAATATTTTTCGTAGTACAGTGCCGCCGATGCAAAGTCTGCTTTGCCAAAATACTTGTCCGCAGCTTTCAGGTAATCTTTCGAAGCCTGAGCATACAAACCGGCCGGCAATAACAACCATAAGGCCATTAGCTTCACAAGCCGCTGATAAGGGTTATGTAATGTTGAAATCATGTTCAGGTAGTTTTGGTTTCTTATAATCGGGGACATACAAAATCCACCTCGGGCGTCTTCGCTTTTTTACGGCCGGTAAATGCAAGTGATATCTCAAAGCTGTTCACCCCATGTACCATTTTACCTAAATCCGACACATTGATATCATAGCTGGCGCTTAGTACCATGTTGTCGAACGAATAACCTGCCTGCACCGCAACAGCATCCTGGATACGGAAGTTGGCGCCCAGCAGCAGCGAGGTGTTGGCATTGGCGCGAAGCTGGGCATAAGCGCCTATCATCTTTTCTTCGGCTTTACCCTGGCGCAGGAAAAGACCATGCGGTGTAAGGGCCAGATTATCATTGATGCCAAGCCGCACACCGGCATGAAGCGTATAACGCATAGGCATGTTCACCTTGCCGTCGCTGCTGGCGAAACTATCATCCGGACGGGTGAGATGCGAAACCGCAAAGCCGCCGAAAAGATTTGCCTTTTTACCAGGCGAGGCATCGAAATACAGCATCCCCGCACCCGCATCAAAAACAGTGGAAGAGGTGCGGCCGAACACTTCCCTGGTTGCATTTGCACTGTTATAACCGGTTACCGGGTTCCATTGATCTCCAAAACTGAGCTTCGACGTGTTGAAACGGCGTTGAATAAGTCCGGCCTGCAAGGCCAGCGAAATACGATGCTGCCCGGCAGCACCAAACCGGATAGCCGTAAAAGCAGCATTGCCATAGGCTGTGGTATAATTATATCCGCCGTCGCCAGCACGCTGGTTCAATATGTTCACACCTACATTCAGGCTTCTGGGAGTAGTAAGATCCAGCGATACGCCCGTTGTGGAAAAGGCACTGGCGATACTGCTCCACTGGTTACGGTAAATAGCCGCTGCACGATAATCGCCGTCAAAAGCACCTGTTAACGCAGGGTTCAGCCAGGCAGGATGCACATAATACTGGGTAAAATGAGGGTCTACCTGCGCCCGGAGCACATTGACACTGCCTGCCAGCATACACACAAAGGCCACCCGGCAAAACAGTTTAGTTAGTTTTGTGGTCATCTGTAGTTTTGGTTTGTCGATATTACTAAAGCGGTGATGGTTCAAAGGATAGCAGCAACCATTACAGCAGGTTTACTTCCATCGCGCGCCTCAACATGCCGGCTGTATTTCTTGCCTCCAGCTTCCTGAGAATATTTACCCGGTGATTCTCCACTGTACGTACACTTAAAAACAATTCAGCGGCAATATCCTTCGACGTCCTGCCAGCAGCTACCAGTTGTAACACCTCTTTTTCGCGACGCGAGATAAACGCATTTGCAGTAGTTTGGTTCCTCATATGCGATATTGTTTACTGCAAACTACCAAGTTGTACTCATAGGTAATAAAATTGGATGCGTACAAAAAAAAGACAATTTAAAAATTGAATATCAAACATTTACATATGCAAGTCTACACTTTATGGACATAACTTATTAACATGGCAATCTGATTTGAAAGCTATATATTGCAGTTCCGCGGGATTTTACTGCCCCCTTTATGCTTATGAGGTGGATTTTTATTCTGATAGGATGTGTTTTTTTCACGCCAATGGCATGGAGCCAGTCTGCCGATAGCCTGTTCCTTTTAAAGGACTATGAAAAGATTCCCTATATCAGTCGCCTCCTGCGCCAGTCATACAAAGGAGCAGATGAAAAACAGGTGCTCGCATTCTACGACGCCCTCCAGGAAGCTGCCTTTAAAAAAGACGACGCCACTATACAAATCGCCGCCCTGGCCTTTCTGGCACAATATTATACCCTCCAGAACAACCTGTCCAAAGCACAACAGTATTATGAAGAGGGACTGGAACTGTCGCACCTGCGCCGACTGAAATACCTCGAACCGGTAATGTTACACCTGGCAGGCAATAACGCCTATAAACAAGACCGTTACGCCTCGGGACTCGAAAAACTGTTGCGCGCACACACCCTGATGGAAAATCTCGGCAGCCAGTATTTCCCCGATATGGGACAATATCTTTACGACCTGGGTTATGCCTATTTCTATTATTATGAAGACCTTGTAGAGGCGTTACGCTTTGTACAAGCCGCCATGAAATATCCCATGCCTTCCGAAGAAACGGATATCGGCTGCCATAACATACTCGGATTAATATACCGGGCAACAGGAGAAGCGAATTTATCCGACTCCTGCTTCAAGATCGCCCTTCATAAAGCGGAAGCAATCCGCGACACCGCCAATATCGGCGACGTATCGGGCAATATAGGTTATAATCATATGCAGGCCGGCAGGCTCAACGAAGCAGAGGTGTTTATGAAAAAGGACTATCACCTGAGTATGCTGAAGCAAAACTGGACAAGCGCCTGCCTGGCTAAAATGACCTTATCGAGCATTGCCCTGGCCCGGAACAACACCGCAGCATCACTTGAATATATCCACGACGCCCGGCAATTGGTGCATACCCACCAGGCACAGCTTACCCGTAAAGCACTTTACACCATCTACTACTTCATTTATATGAACCTGAGCAGAACGGCCAGGCTTCAGGGAAACGACAAAATGCTGATTGGTGTACTTGATTCTATGATCCTGTATAAAGACAGTCTCTTCCGCTCACGCGAATCACGTGAAAAAGCATCGGTACAAATCAAGCTTATCAAAGAAAGCAATCAATACCAGCTTGAACTGCTGCGCAGCGAGGAACGGCGTAACATATTGTTCCGCAATACCCTCATCATTATAATACTGCTGGTAGTGGTAGTGGCACTTCAAATTGTATATCGCCTGAAAAGAGTAAACAAAAACAATGAAGAGCAGTTGACAGAATATGCAAATGTGCTGGTAGAAAAAAACCAGCTACTGGAACAGTTCAGCAACAAAATGCAAGAGCTTGAAAACCAGCCGGAACATATAGAACATCAAATAGAAGACATTTTCAAAGAATTACGCTCCCGTCCAATATTGTCGGAAGACGATTGGCTGCATTTCAAACAGTTATTTGAACGCATTTACAAAAACTTTTTTACCAATATCACCCAGCATATTCCAGGCATCACCCAAAGCGAGATCCGTTTGCTGGCCCTCACCAAACTCGGACTTTCCACTAAAGAAATGGCCGACCTGCAAGGTGTTGCCGCCGACAGCATCCGCAAAGCCCGCTATCGCCTCCGTAAAAAAATTGAACTCTATGTCCACGAAAACAAAAACATAGCCCAGGTACTGAAAGAACTATAAACCTCAGCCTCAACCAATATACTCCGCCGGTTAACAGTAAAAAA
The Filimonas effusa genome window above contains:
- a CDS encoding helix-turn-helix transcriptional regulator is translated as MRWIFILIGCVFFTPMAWSQSADSLFLLKDYEKIPYISRLLRQSYKGADEKQVLAFYDALQEAAFKKDDATIQIAALAFLAQYYTLQNNLSKAQQYYEEGLELSHLRRLKYLEPVMLHLAGNNAYKQDRYASGLEKLLRAHTLMENLGSQYFPDMGQYLYDLGYAYFYYYEDLVEALRFVQAAMKYPMPSEETDIGCHNILGLIYRATGEANLSDSCFKIALHKAEAIRDTANIGDVSGNIGYNHMQAGRLNEAEVFMKKDYHLSMLKQNWTSACLAKMTLSSIALARNNTAASLEYIHDARQLVHTHQAQLTRKALYTIYYFIYMNLSRTARLQGNDKMLIGVLDSMILYKDSLFRSRESREKASVQIKLIKESNQYQLELLRSEERRNILFRNTLIIIILLVVVVALQIVYRLKRVNKNNEEQLTEYANVLVEKNQLLEQFSNKMQELENQPEHIEHQIEDIFKELRSRPILSEDDWLHFKQLFERIYKNFFTNITQHIPGITQSEIRLLALTKLGLSTKEMADLQGVAADSIRKARYRLRKKIELYVHENKNIAQVLKEL
- a CDS encoding PorP/SprF family type IX secretion system membrane protein, encoding MTTKLTKLFCRVAFVCMLAGSVNVLRAQVDPHFTQYYVHPAWLNPALTGAFDGDYRAAAIYRNQWSSIASAFSTTGVSLDLTTPRSLNVGVNILNQRAGDGGYNYTTAYGNAAFTAIRFGAAGQHRISLALQAGLIQRRFNTSKLSFGDQWNPVTGYNSANATREVFGRTSSTVFDAGAGMLYFDASPGKKANLFGGFAVSHLTRPDDSFASSDGKVNMPMRYTLHAGVRLGINDNLALTPHGLFLRQGKAEEKMIGAYAQLRANANTSLLLGANFRIQDAVAVQAGYSFDNMVLSASYDINVSDLGKMVHGVNSFEISLAFTGRKKAKTPEVDFVCPRL
- a CDS encoding response regulator transcription factor, whose amino-acid sequence is MRNQTTANAFISRREKEVLQLVAAGRTSKDIAAELFLSVRTVENHRVNILRKLEARNTAGMLRRAMEVNLL